GATACGATAGTGATAGTTGGCATTGTTGCACATCTCTTAAGTTCATCTGCTTTTCCTTGTATTATGTTGTTGGATCTTACTTGTTGTTTAACTATGGCTCTTTATCAAtatgttttgttttcttgttaTGTTttagccttttgctttaacttcTAATAATACTGTTTCTATCATCTTTAGGCCTTTGAGtgaaatttttaatttttgtcaCAGCTCCTATACGATAGAAAGTTTGGTTCTTCCACTATACGTAGAAACTTGTTTGCTAGGACATCATTAGATTTTTAGAGGAGTTTTTGATCTCTTTAATGACTTGGCATGTTTCTATTAGTCATCTCTTTTTAGAGATTTGTATTTATTTTCAGAACAATTCTAACCAATTATACTCATTTCTtcatttaataaaatttatattttttcctTCAAAAAAGAAAGCACAACAACCTTTTGGGGTTAATTGATTTTCAATTTAAAATTATTAGTTTGAgattttgtaatttaaaaatgaTGTTTGGAAACTAAAATTTGGTATTTTCAATTGTAGGTGGCAAAATCTACAATGATGGGAATGAATGTTTGTAGGCATCGATAATCTACGGAATAAAGATAAAATATGACTGTGAATTCTTGGGACACTAAGGTGGGGTGGTGCTGGTCGAAAGTACTTTAATAGTCAAGTCAGGAAGCTTGTAATgcaaaatatagagaaaaacaaaaaaagtaAACATGTACTCCCTAATGACTAATCGATGAAGGAAGGCCGAACACAATTCAACAATATGTAGAAATGTAAGTAAGAgtgtttagaaagaataaaaaatttCTATTTAGTGTATGATAGCTCGAGCGTCCTTCGTCCTTCGCCCTCCCCTTCGTGAGAGAGGTCCTTTTATAGGCTAATATAAGAGAGCAGTTGGTCCCCCAACCGGGCTCTTAGAGAAGCGACCTTCTTCCACTTTGGAAGGGAAGACTCTTACTCTATTGGTCAGTTTGAGGACTAGGTGCCATTTCCAATCGTGGCAGTATGAGACGAGGTCTTCCTCCTTTGTTTTATTAGGGAAGATTGCTACTAACTTGGGTTAGTAGAAGACTCAGCGTCCTCCTCTATCCATGCCTTGAACCTTAACATTATAATCTGATGTTAACACGAATCAAATCCAGTGGGCTATTGAACGCGGATTATGAACCGAGATGCATGGTTTGGACCCAACTTATATGGGTTAGTAAGGCCTTGGATCTTTATCTTGCTTAATTAGTACAAATGGGCTTGGCCTCACATTGGGCTTAAGCCAATATTCACCCACATCATCAATATTTAGGTGAGTCTCACACATCTaaagtttttaatttaaaaagtcATATCTAGGCCTAATCTTAAACCAACTCCTTTGCTTTTCTATTGGAGCCACTAAATTGGTCTAGCCATTGGTGGATCAAGTAGATCCacttctttcaaaaaaaaaaaaaaaaattatgctttTAATCTATTTCAAATTCTGATATTCCTATACACTCATTTATTcgttttaatcacacttttttttttcttcttttctttcttctcattAAAGTGTTTACTAATTAGGAATGGAATCGTCTAATCATTCTTATTAAAGTTTTTACTATGATTttgaaattaagaaaaattggaaagaccaggtaaaattaatgaaaataaaaataacagcATGGTTCTGGAAGtaactttattttttaattttaattataattagttaattctTTAAAAGAAATAGTAAAAATAGATAAACAAATCTATTGGGTCATGCTTATTTTTAAATGAACAATTTAATGCAGGGCAGATTCATTCTAAACTTAAACAgagtaaaaaagaaaataaataaattaaaaaaaatagggtGGGAAAGAAGGAATGAGGAAAAGATATACAATGTGGTGCGGGTGCAGTGGTCTTTCGGTACATCCACGTCAAATAATCCCACAAAAGTCAAAACGTCAAACATTTTAAGGCAGTATTTTtcgagaaaataaataaataaaatataatttttttattaatttaaaaaagaaaaagaaaaatgaaaaacaaagttcGGAGTTGCAAGCCGAGATCCACCTGAATTGGGAGAGCAAATGCACTCAGATCTCTTTCCGTATAATCCAATGGCCCTCTCTCTGATCCAATTTTTCTGATCTGTGTACTGAAAAATCCATATCCAAATCCAAAAACAGTGACAATTTGAAGATGTATATGGCATATGGATGGCCGCAGGTCATCCCGCTCGAACAGGGTCTCGGTCCTTCTTCACAGCGGATCATATTCCTCAAGGTCATCAATCGATTGCTACTCGTTGTGTCTCCTTCCCACATCGAGCTATGGAGCTCTTCTCAGGTACACTCAACGTATATGTGTATAGGAAATTTAGTTGGGTAATTGTATTCGTTTTCAACTTCTCTATATAGGTGTGTGTGTTGTTTTGTGTTTTTGCGATGGCTTATTGTGAAATTGGCAATTGAGGTGTTAGTGTTGAAATGGGTACTCGTCATTGTGTAATTTTGTTTATGTGGAAGATGGGTTTGGGAAGTGTATGTCGAAACTGCTTGTTTTCGAGTGAGCTATAGGTTTTTTCTTAGGTACACACTCATTGTGTATTTTTGTACGTCTACATGTGTTTTAACCGAAATATAGTAAGGTAATTGTATAATTTTTTCACAGCTCAATGTGGGTATGAGTTGTTTTGTGTGTGTATTTTGAGATGGGATTTTGAGGAGTTTACGGTTATAGTGTTATAATATGGAAATGGGTGCTCTTTTACTTGTGTACTTGAGTGTAGTTCTTTAAAAATAGTCGGTTAGTTCAAGTTATTTGTAGAGGTTTGACACTTTGGCCTTTTGTGTTTTGTAAATATTATTCAGCATAAAGTTAGATTGGGGAAGTACAAGAGGGATTCGAATTCACTGATGAAGGAAGGAGAGAATTTGCAAGCTGTGTGGAGTCCCGATACCAAATTAATCGCCATTCTTGTAAGTGTTTCATTGATTTTGTGTTGTCAGTAGTCTAACTTGTCATTGTAAGTCGGCAAGAAAATTTTCTTGTGCAAATATCTAGTCTATCTATAGGTGCATGTGTAATTCAAAGGTTTCTTACTTGTTTCTTGTATTTTTATTCATGCTTGgttttgattatttattattttggcAGACATCTTCTTTCGTTCTTCAACTTTTCAAGGTCCAGTTTACAGATACAAAAATACAAGTTGGAGGGAAGCAACCCTCTGGATTGTTTCTTGCCAACATATCTCTACTTATCAGTGAGCAAGTGCCATTTGCACAAAAAGACTTGGCAGTGTAAGTGGCCTTCTACTTTGATTTAAAAGAACAATTTGATATGACTTTTAGTTCTTAGTTGTACCACAGGTGCAATGTCAAAATAAGCTAGTTTAAAACCCAAGGCATTTTGTCTTTAAGAGCTAAAGTCTCAAACAAATTGGGAGTCAAAATCTCTCCCAAACTCTTTGTATGTGTTCAGCTGCTGGATCTCTTCTTACAGAAAGTTTCAACCCCTTTCTGGAATTTAAGTATTGTGGTTTTGCTATTAAAACCCTAAATATAGACCTGGGCCTTCTTTTATTAAGGCAAAAACTTACAAAACCTTAGAGACTTGAGTATTTCATTATAACTTAAGCTCATGCCTCAATAAGTGCCTCCCATTCTCACCTAAAAAGCTAGTTTTTGCTTGCCTTTAATTGTTAGTAGCTATTTCTTCTACGCATAGGGATCATTAATTTTATACAGTTATTGATCAACATATGGAATCCAGAGTTTATTGAGTTATTcagtaaatttaaattaattggaAATCAATATTAATGGCGTCAAAGTTGTTGTAAAGTTAATTCGAAATCGTTGTAAAGTTAATCTATAAAACTTCTGTGGAATGGCCTAAGCTCTCAAAGAGTCTTTGAAAAGCCTCTATGTACATGCATAACTTCTGCTAAAATAATGAATTAATATCAGTGTCTTGTCATGAAGCAAATCTTATTTAACAAAGTAGCTATTTGTTTCAAATTTCTTGCAGATATTAGTCTTGGAAATGATTTTGTTGTGTTCTTGATTGTTTTTTTTTGGTAATGTGCCCTCTCCAGGAGCAATATTGTCTGTGATAGCAAACATATGCTTCTTGGACTTTCTAATGGGTCATTGTATAGCATCTCTTGGAAGGGGGAGGTAATGAAATATTACATCTACAATGTTGAACTATTTATTTCTGCGGACTGCAGTCCATAAATGCTACAAGCTTTTTGAACAAAGTGCTGAGGAATTGCATTGTTTTCATGTTCAGTTTTACGGGGCTTTTGAAATTGATTCCTTTCCACGTGATGGCAATGGGATTGATCTATCATTGCTTTCTCTGGATAATGGTATTACTGGAGGGCATTCAGAATCATTGATTACCAAGCATAATGTTTCCAGAAACTCTGCCATTGTCCAGCTGGAGCTATGCTTGCCAATGAGATTACTGTTTGTGTTATTCTCCAATGGACAACTATTGTCATGTTCAGTAAGCAAGAAAGGTTTAAAGAAAGTAGAAGACATAAAATCTGAAAGAAAGCTGGGTTCTGGTGATGCTTTATGTGCTTCAGTAGCATCAGAACAACAAATCCTTGCTGTTGGTACCAAGAGAGGGGTTGTAGAGTTATATGATTTGGCAGAATCTACATCACTTATCCGTTCTGTGTCTTTGTATGATTGGGGGTAAGTTTTGGATACCATACACTATGATCCATATGAATTGGTTGTCAGATAATCCATGATTGATGTATTTATAATTTGCAGATATTCTATGGATGACACTGGGCCTGTTAGCTGCATTGCATGGACCCCGGATAACTCTGCTTTTGCAGTTGGTTGGAAGTTGAGAGGACTTACAGTTTGGTCTGTTTCTGGTTGTCGTTTGATGTCAACAGTCCGTCAAGTAGGTTTAAGTTCGGTATCCTCTCCGGTGGTTAAGCCTAACCGGGAGTGTAAATATGAACCATTAATGAGTGGCACATCAATGATGCAGTGGGATGAATATGGATATAGGCTTTATACCATCGAGGAACAGTCTACAGAGAGAATTGTTGCATTTTCTTTCGGTAAATGTTGCCTCAATAGAGGAGTTTCTGGCTCGACATATGTCCGTCAAGTGATTTATGGTGATGATCGATTGCTTGTTGTGCAGTCTGAAGATACTGATGAGCTTAAAATGCTACATCTTAACCTTCCAGTTATGCCTTCTATACACAAATTTGATACATTAccctttttaattttttctttttttattaaatgaatGTCTCTAACATAGTTTTGCCTTTGTTCAGGTATCATATATCTCTCAAAATTGGCCAGTCCAACATGTGGCGGCTAGCCAAGATGGAATGTATTTAGCTGTTGCTGGTTTGCATGGGTTAATCATATATGATATCCGTTTAAGGAAGTGGCGGGTATTTGGTGATGTTACGCAGGAACAAAGGATTCAGTGTCAAGGTTTGTTATGGATGGGGAAGATTGTTGTTGTCTGCAATTACATTGACTCCTCTAACACGTGAGATAGCTATTCATATTAaatttcattctattaattttatttttgatggGGAGCTGTTTCTTTTGTTCTTTTGGGTGGGGGGGTTAGTCTTTCTCAACTAAATTGTTTTTACTGTTGCTACGATTACAGGTATGAATTGCTTTTTTACCCTAGATATCATCTTGATCAGAGCTCCTTGCTTTGTCGAAAATCATTGCTTGCCAAACCAATGGTGATGGATGTCTACCAAGAGTATATACTGGTCACTTATCGCCCATTTGATGTCCATATATTCCATGTAAAATTAGTTGGTGAATTGACACCATCTACTACTCCAGATTTACAGGTAAAGAATGCTTTGCAGTTGCTCACTTTTAAGATTCCCTTCAAATTAATCCCTATTTGATGATAGCCGAATGCTTTTTATTTAACTTGCATTCTGTATGTGAATGATTTTGTAAAGATTATATCCTTCATAAATTTTTAAGTGATAAAATGACAAACAGCTTTCTACAGTACGAGAACTTTCGATAATGACTGCAAAGAGCCATCCAGCATCAATGCGCTTCATCCCTGATCAGCTTCCAAGAGATTGTATTTCAAAAAATCATGCTGGCTCTAATTCTGATTACCTGGCAAGAGAGCCTGCTAGGTATTGCTGGTCTAAATGATATTGAATTATCTGCAGATAGCTATATACATAGTTATAACGAGCATTTGCATTTTTAGGTGTTTGATATTGAGAGTAAATGGGGAGCTTTCTCTTCTTGATTTGGATGATGGGCGTGAAAGGGAACTAACTGATTCCATTGAATTATTTTGGGTTACTTGCGGTCAATCAGAGGACAAAACAAATTTAATTGAGGAAGTATCTTGGTTTGATTATGGACATAGAGGGATGCAGGTAATGAGTCATCAAGTTCAATATCTTATCTCTGATATTTTGCAAGATCTCGTTTGCTTAATGAGTTTCTGCTTTAATTCTGTTTCTTTTACTTGTCTGATATTTATTCTGGTTGGAAGTTTATTTTTACAGGTTTGGTATCCTTCTGTGGGTGCTGACCCTTTTAAGCAGGAGGATTTCTTACAGGTATGTATTCTTTGGTGCTAGAAGCCGCAGGTTTTGCATATAATAAGAGCTTATCTTCATTGTtagcattttttttccttttttttcaatTTCCCCCCTTCCCTTAGTGTGCAATTTTAGTTCCTTTCAAGGTGAGGTCACCAGATGCTAAAGTGCTGGCTTCCGTAGTCATTcaagttgtttttttttaatggaaaatcatttttctttttaaaaagaaACATAATAAGGTTTTGTAAGTTATGaaattatttttacttttttcaAATTGAGGGTCTGCCGAAGTAATTTGGGCAAGCATTATAGTTTTGTCTATGTATTCCAATTTGTGAAGTGACTCAACATTATTCTTTAGTTGGATCCGGAGCTGGAATTTGATCGTGAGGTATATCCTTTGGGGCTTCTTCCAAATGCCGGTGTTGTTGTCGGTGTTTCCCAGAGAATGTCATTTTCAGCTTGTACAGAGTTTCCGTGTTTTGAGCCAACTCCTCAAGCTCAAACCATATTGCATTGCCTTTTAAGGCATCTTCTTCAGGTACTATTTTCTCTTTCCTTTATATGAAAGTGAAGGTCCAATGTTTATTTTACTGCCCAATTATGGAGTTCTTTTGTACTGTATATAATATTGTCTACCTTCTATTGAAATTTGAAAAGAAGATGTCAGCTCGTGCGCTTAATTACTTGCCCAAGCGGTTGGAATATGTGTTTGGTTTGGGGCGTTATTGCATAGGTGTCTATGAATTGCCTCTGGTTACCAAAAATATATACTGTTGGCTTTGCAgctttttaattttgtttgtcGTTATTCTCGATTTTTGTTGAAGATATTGTACTTAATTCTGATTTTGTATTCAGAGGGACAAACGCGAAGAAGCTTTGAGGCTGGCCCAGTTATCAGCAGAGAAGCCTCATTTTTCTCACTGTTTGGAGTGGCTTCTCTTTACGGTGTTCGATGCAGAAATATCCAGGTACATTCAATGAGAATAAAATTACCTCAAAAGTACAATGGTTCTGTTT
This genomic interval from Humulus lupulus chromosome 8, drHumLupu1.1, whole genome shotgun sequence contains the following:
- the LOC133796747 gene encoding uncharacterized protein LOC133796747 yields the protein MYMAYGWPQVIPLEQGLGPSSQRIIFLKVINRLLLVVSPSHIELWSSSQHKVRLGKYKRDSNSLMKEGENLQAVWSPDTKLIAILTSSFVLQLFKVQFTDTKIQVGGKQPSGLFLANISLLISEQVPFAQKDLAVSNIVCDSKHMLLGLSNGSLYSISWKGEFYGAFEIDSFPRDGNGIDLSLLSLDNGITGGHSESLITKHNVSRNSAIVQLELCLPMRLLFVLFSNGQLLSCSVSKKGLKKVEDIKSERKLGSGDALCASVASEQQILAVGTKRGVVELYDLAESTSLIRSVSLYDWGYSMDDTGPVSCIAWTPDNSAFAVGWKLRGLTVWSVSGCRLMSTVRQVGLSSVSSPVVKPNRECKYEPLMSGTSMMQWDEYGYRLYTIEEQSTERIVAFSFGKCCLNRGVSGSTYVRQVIYGDDRLLVVQSEDTDELKMLHLNLPVSYISQNWPVQHVAASQDGMYLAVAGLHGLIIYDIRLRKWRVFGDVTQEQRIQCQGLLWMGKIVVVCNYIDSSNTYELLFYPRYHLDQSSLLCRKSLLAKPMVMDVYQEYILVTYRPFDVHIFHVKLVGELTPSTTPDLQLSTVRELSIMTAKSHPASMRFIPDQLPRDCISKNHAGSNSDYLAREPARCLILRVNGELSLLDLDDGRERELTDSIELFWVTCGQSEDKTNLIEEVSWFDYGHRGMQVWYPSVGADPFKQEDFLQLDPELEFDREVYPLGLLPNAGVVVGVSQRMSFSACTEFPCFEPTPQAQTILHCLLRHLLQRDKREEALRLAQLSAEKPHFSHCLEWLLFTVFDAEISRQSVNKNQIAVPNSKTFSLLDKTCELIRNFPEYLDVVVSVARKTDGRHWADLFSAAGRSTELFEECFQRRWYRTGACYILVIAKLEGPAVSQYCALRLLQATLDESLYELAGELVRFLLRSGRELEPASTDSDSLSPRFLGYFLFRSSYRKQSLDKSTSFKEQSAHVASVKNILENHASYLMSGKELSKLVAFVKGTQFDLVEYLQRERHGSARLENFAAGLELIGQKLQMGTLQSRLDAEFLLAHMCSVKFKEWIVVLATLLRRSEVLFDLFRHDMRLWKAYSVTLQSHVTFIEYHDLLESLAEKLSSIVNEEE